A window of Actinomycetota bacterium genomic DNA:
CGTTCGAGCACGAGCTGCCCCAGGAGGTGGAGGACCGGCTCTTCGTCGCGCTCGACCGCCCGGCATCGTGCCCCCACGGCTTCCCGATCCCCGAGCCGGAGACGGGCGAGATCCCCGAGATGCCGCCGCTGTACGCGCTCGAGCCGGGCGACGTCGCCGTCGTCGCCGTGCCCGGCTCGACCGACCCCGACGTCGTCGCCTTCCTCGACACGCTCGGCCTGCGGCCGGGTGTGCGCGTCGAGGTGCGCGAGAAGCACCCGTTCGACGGCCCGCTCGTGCTCCGGGTCGAGGGTCACGACCGCACGGTCGGCCAGAAGGTCGCGCAACAGGTGTACGTCCGCAAAGAGCCGAAGGCACAGCCGCCGACGGCACCGTCACAGACGCTCACGCCCGAGAGAAGGGAGCAGTCCGCATGACGAAGCTCGTCGCGGCCGA
This region includes:
- a CDS encoding metal-dependent transcriptional regulator yields the protein MSDALTKSERETLKSIYRLSRDGEEAHTGALAEALGVSPGTATATVKRLAERGLLDHRPYRGVELTVTGRRAAVAAIRRHRIVERFLSDMLGYAWNEADRLAGSFEHELPQEVEDRLFVALDRPASCPHGFPIPEPETGEIPEMPPLYALEPGDVAVVAVPGSTDPDVVAFLDTLGLRPGVRVEVREKHPFDGPLVLRVEGHDRTVGQKVAQQVYVRKEPKAQPPTAPSQTLTPERREQSA